The Chiloscyllium plagiosum isolate BGI_BamShark_2017 chromosome 8, ASM401019v2, whole genome shotgun sequence genome includes a window with the following:
- the LOC122552310 gene encoding intercellular adhesion molecule 3-like isoform X3 produces the protein MLGKVTGLELQVNANPLAVAFGDPLVVNCSTSCAGSYIAIEGLRNYPKLESDQWVSVNITSIHRWSFSIICFVQCENTTDIKREDITVYNREINITVLPEVLEINRTYHLECIGPRVYPNNKLILTWLRGSEIIQRNSTGEPGSVDEDKRLRNVFNFVASRSDDGQEYTCLAEVDLGSNTTKSITNSSVTLQTYYKPIITALLANNKSVSKSPVYFSKGESIILQCDYQGNPRPTLKWEWPKQSNVVINPSGVLCISDATTKNSGTYKCSVMNQLGAEEKIVDISIEGKATIIAAASVSVVATLIFATGVIIYYLNKNVKKTGVYKLQNAKPNNNPQVPNENQYQE, from the exons TGGGAAAAGTGACTGGATTGGAGCTACAGGTCAATGCAAACCCCCTGGCTGTGGCATTTGGTGACCCTTTGGTGGTGAACTGCAGTACGTCATGTGCAGGATCTTACATAGCAATCGAAGGACTAAGAAATTATCCCAAACTGGAAAGTGATCAATGGGTCTCAGTTAATATCACAAGTATCCACAGGTGGTCTTTCTCGATAATATGTTTCGTACAATGTGAGAATACGACTGACATTAAAAGAGAAGACATAACTGTATATA ATCGAGAGATAAACATTACAGTACTCCCTGAAGTGCTGGAGATTAACAGAACATATCATCTGGAGTGCATTGGCCCAAGAGTTTATCCAAACAACAAACTCATTCTCACATGGCTAAGAGGCAGTGAGATTATTCAGAGAAATTCCACAGGCGAACCAGGTTCTGTGGATGAAGATAAAAGGTTGAGAAATGTCTTCAATTTCGTTGCAAGTCGATCAGATGATGGACAGGAGTACACCTGCTTGGCTGAAGTGGACTTGGGCTCTAATACCACAAAGTCAATCACAAACTCTTCTGTCACTCTGCAAACGTACT ATAAACCAATCATTACAGCTCTATTAGCAAATAACAAAAGTGTCTCCAAGTCTCCAGTATATTTCAGTAAAGGTGAATCTATTATATTACAATGTGACTACCAAGGAAATCCACGCCCAACACTGAAATGGGAATGGCCCAAACAAAGCAATGTTGTGATTAATCCTTCAGGAGTTCTCTGTATTTCTGATGCTACAACTAAAAATAGTGGAACATATAAATGTTCAGTTATGAACCAACTTGGAGCTGAAGAGAAGATCGTGGACATCAGCATCGAAG GTAAAGCTACGATCATAGCTGCAGCAAGTGTATCAGTGGTGGCTACATTGATCTTTGCAACAGGAGTCATCATTTATTACTTGAACAAGAATGTCAAGAAAACAGGAGTATACAAACTACAAAATGCAAAGCCCAACAACAATCCACAAGTTCCCAATGAAAACCAGTATCAGGAATGA
- the LOC122552310 gene encoding intercellular adhesion molecule 3-like isoform X2 yields MVLREMGKVTGLELQVNANPLAVAFGDPLVVNCSTSCAGSYIAIEGLRNYPKLESDQWVSVNITSIHRWSFSIICFVQCENTTDIKREDITVYNREINITVLPEVLEINRTYHLECIGPRVYPNNKLILTWLRGSEIIQRNSTGEPGSVDEDKRLRNVFNFVASRSDDGQEYTCLAEVDLGSNTTKSITNSSVTLQTYYKPIITALLANNKSVSKSPVYFSKGESIILQCDYQGNPRPTLKWEWPKQSNVVINPSGVLCISDATTKNSGTYKCSVMNQLGAEEKIVDISIEGKATIIAAASVSVVATLIFATGVIIYYLNKNVKKTGVYKLQNAKPNNNPQVPNENQYQE; encoded by the exons TGGGAAAAGTGACTGGATTGGAGCTACAGGTCAATGCAAACCCCCTGGCTGTGGCATTTGGTGACCCTTTGGTGGTGAACTGCAGTACGTCATGTGCAGGATCTTACATAGCAATCGAAGGACTAAGAAATTATCCCAAACTGGAAAGTGATCAATGGGTCTCAGTTAATATCACAAGTATCCACAGGTGGTCTTTCTCGATAATATGTTTCGTACAATGTGAGAATACGACTGACATTAAAAGAGAAGACATAACTGTATATA ATCGAGAGATAAACATTACAGTACTCCCTGAAGTGCTGGAGATTAACAGAACATATCATCTGGAGTGCATTGGCCCAAGAGTTTATCCAAACAACAAACTCATTCTCACATGGCTAAGAGGCAGTGAGATTATTCAGAGAAATTCCACAGGCGAACCAGGTTCTGTGGATGAAGATAAAAGGTTGAGAAATGTCTTCAATTTCGTTGCAAGTCGATCAGATGATGGACAGGAGTACACCTGCTTGGCTGAAGTGGACTTGGGCTCTAATACCACAAAGTCAATCACAAACTCTTCTGTCACTCTGCAAACGTACT ATAAACCAATCATTACAGCTCTATTAGCAAATAACAAAAGTGTCTCCAAGTCTCCAGTATATTTCAGTAAAGGTGAATCTATTATATTACAATGTGACTACCAAGGAAATCCACGCCCAACACTGAAATGGGAATGGCCCAAACAAAGCAATGTTGTGATTAATCCTTCAGGAGTTCTCTGTATTTCTGATGCTACAACTAAAAATAGTGGAACATATAAATGTTCAGTTATGAACCAACTTGGAGCTGAAGAGAAGATCGTGGACATCAGCATCGAAG GTAAAGCTACGATCATAGCTGCAGCAAGTGTATCAGTGGTGGCTACATTGATCTTTGCAACAGGAGTCATCATTTATTACTTGAACAAGAATGTCAAGAAAACAGGAGTATACAAACTACAAAATGCAAAGCCCAACAACAATCCACAAGTTCCCAATGAAAACCAGTATCAGGAATGA
- the LOC122552310 gene encoding intercellular adhesion molecule 3-like isoform X1, protein MDFQLSPRFAGGYLFFLAFTGTVGKVTGLELQVNANPLAVAFGDPLVVNCSTSCAGSYIAIEGLRNYPKLESDQWVSVNITSIHRWSFSIICFVQCENTTDIKREDITVYNREINITVLPEVLEINRTYHLECIGPRVYPNNKLILTWLRGSEIIQRNSTGEPGSVDEDKRLRNVFNFVASRSDDGQEYTCLAEVDLGSNTTKSITNSSVTLQTYYKPIITALLANNKSVSKSPVYFSKGESIILQCDYQGNPRPTLKWEWPKQSNVVINPSGVLCISDATTKNSGTYKCSVMNQLGAEEKIVDISIEGKATIIAAASVSVVATLIFATGVIIYYLNKNVKKTGVYKLQNAKPNNNPQVPNENQYQE, encoded by the exons TGGGAAAAGTGACTGGATTGGAGCTACAGGTCAATGCAAACCCCCTGGCTGTGGCATTTGGTGACCCTTTGGTGGTGAACTGCAGTACGTCATGTGCAGGATCTTACATAGCAATCGAAGGACTAAGAAATTATCCCAAACTGGAAAGTGATCAATGGGTCTCAGTTAATATCACAAGTATCCACAGGTGGTCTTTCTCGATAATATGTTTCGTACAATGTGAGAATACGACTGACATTAAAAGAGAAGACATAACTGTATATA ATCGAGAGATAAACATTACAGTACTCCCTGAAGTGCTGGAGATTAACAGAACATATCATCTGGAGTGCATTGGCCCAAGAGTTTATCCAAACAACAAACTCATTCTCACATGGCTAAGAGGCAGTGAGATTATTCAGAGAAATTCCACAGGCGAACCAGGTTCTGTGGATGAAGATAAAAGGTTGAGAAATGTCTTCAATTTCGTTGCAAGTCGATCAGATGATGGACAGGAGTACACCTGCTTGGCTGAAGTGGACTTGGGCTCTAATACCACAAAGTCAATCACAAACTCTTCTGTCACTCTGCAAACGTACT ATAAACCAATCATTACAGCTCTATTAGCAAATAACAAAAGTGTCTCCAAGTCTCCAGTATATTTCAGTAAAGGTGAATCTATTATATTACAATGTGACTACCAAGGAAATCCACGCCCAACACTGAAATGGGAATGGCCCAAACAAAGCAATGTTGTGATTAATCCTTCAGGAGTTCTCTGTATTTCTGATGCTACAACTAAAAATAGTGGAACATATAAATGTTCAGTTATGAACCAACTTGGAGCTGAAGAGAAGATCGTGGACATCAGCATCGAAG GTAAAGCTACGATCATAGCTGCAGCAAGTGTATCAGTGGTGGCTACATTGATCTTTGCAACAGGAGTCATCATTTATTACTTGAACAAGAATGTCAAGAAAACAGGAGTATACAAACTACAAAATGCAAAGCCCAACAACAATCCACAAGTTCCCAATGAAAACCAGTATCAGGAATGA